One segment of Erigeron canadensis isolate Cc75 chromosome 2, C_canadensis_v1, whole genome shotgun sequence DNA contains the following:
- the LOC122587840 gene encoding uncharacterized protein LOC122587840: MATWETYGIDDTHYEVDDRKHRYVVHLDNQTCGCRKWQLSGLPCGHAIAVSRFLKQSNYLSFAKEWFHKPVYQATYRESIFPVGDTDDWEILEDVEPLFPPLMEKRQAGRPKNKDRIPSQGEVPIKKGCTRCGEFGHKRSQFQSPFPSQSKPPRSGSQSENNDALDLDDM; the protein is encoded by the exons ATGG CTACATGGGAAACTTATGGCATTGATGACACCCATTATGAAGTTGATGATAGAAAGCATAGATATGTCGTTCATTTAGATAATCAAACGTGTGGATGTCGTAAATGGCAACTTTCTGGCTTACCTTGTGGTCACGCTATTGCTGTCTCAAGATTTTTGAAGCAAAGTAACTATCTTTCTTTTGCTAAGGAATGGTTCCACAAACCAGTTTATCAAGCAACATACAGAGAATCAATCTTTCCTGTTGGGGATACTGATGATTGGGAAATTCTAGAAGATGTTGAACCATTGTTTCCACCACTAATGGAGAAACGTCAAGCTGGAAGACCCAAAAACAAAGATCGTATACCATCTCAAGGGGAAGTTCCAATAAAGAAAGGTTGCACTCGTTGTGGTGAATTTGGACATAAACGAAGTCAATTTCAGTCCCCTTTCCCATCTCAGTCAAAGCCCCCCCGATCAGGTTCACAATCTGAAAACAATGATGCACTTGATTTGGATGATATGTAA
- the LOC122587839 gene encoding uncharacterized protein LOC122587839, with the protein MSSSASSTTNNRLSSSSRRRKSGVCNCNPPQRLKEFTSWTRRNPNRRFLGCRSYNASRAGYCEYFDWVDPELPDERYKEAMNELHQVSEGNREAEFARESHMVTSLKENLVEQKKKIKIYQTCLIVIFILTIIYVVSM; encoded by the exons ATGTCTTCTTCGGCTTCATCTACCACAAACAACAGGCTAAGTTCTAGTTCACGAAGAAGGAAAAGTGGTGTATGTAATTGTAACCCTCCTCAAAGACTCAAAGAATTTACGTCTTGGACTAGGAGGAACCCAAACAGAAGATTCTTAGGATGTCGTAGTTATAAT GCCTCTAGAGCTGGTTATTGTGAATACTTTGATTGGGTTGATCCTGAACTACCTGACGAAAGATACAAAGAAGCCATGAACGAGCTTCATCAAGTTTCAGAAGGTAATAGAGAGGCGGAATTTGCAAGAGAGTCGCATATGGTCActtctttaaaagaaaatttggtggagcaaaagaaaaagatcaaGATTTATCAAACGTGCTTGATAGTTATCTTTATTTTAACTATTATTTACGTTGTATCTATGTAA